The following proteins come from a genomic window of Corallococcus sp. NCRR:
- a CDS encoding error-prone DNA polymerase, with protein MSYAELVCRSHFSFLHGASHPEELVATAARLGLSALALTDRDGLYGVVKAHLAAKEHGVKLLLAAELTLEDGPPVVVYARDAAGYSNLCRLVSHGRMTHPKGEAGVPWRKVAEHASGLLALLPGPAPLEAVAPLAEAFPGSFHVGLSRSLSAGDAAREARAEALARALGVPLVVHNDVHTHHRDRQVLQDVLTSIRHGVTVDQAGTRLFPNAERTLKSPGDMARLFADRPDALARTVELASRCEASLDALHYRFPEEDLPQGRTADEHLRTLTEAGLRARYPGGVPPEVTKQIDHELRLIAALDFAGYFLSLWDIVMFARGRGILCQGRGSAANSAVCYALGITAIDPVRMGLLFERFLSMERKEPPDIDVDFEHERREEVLQYVYEKHGRRHAGMVCEVICYRGRLALREAGKALGLSLDQVDRLSRVASSHGFQVTPDVLQEAGLSPADGRVLRTLSVAKELEGVPRHLSIHVGGFVMTREPLVDLVPVENAAMPGRTVIQWEKDDINAVGLLKVDLLALGMLTALSRCFALIQKHYGRELSLATVPPEDPKVYDMLCNADTVGVFQIESRAQMNMLPRLQPREFYDLVVQIALIRPGPIVGNMVHPYLRRRHGQEPVTYPSDEVRGILQKTLGVPLFQEQAMRLAMVAAGFSAGEADGLRRALSHKQAEARILPYRGRFVEGCEAKGYTRQQAEEWFDHFRGFAHYGFPESHSASFALIAYASSWLKCHYPAAFTAALLNSQPMGFYAPHTLVADVQRHCVEVRPVDVRRSNWDCTLEDGAVRLGLKMVRGLGESSGRAVETARRGDYTSVGDLARRARIPRHELTRLALSGALASLCGARRQALWEIQALGPLDADDLFFGMPMDGTAVRLPPMGVQERVVADYDTVGLSLEKHPMELLRPTLKRMGAVTAEGLKRVSAGRPVRVGGMMICRQMPPTAKGICFISLEDETGIANLVVPSEVYARCRQEIHGALFLVGEGMLERSGKVTNVKTRSVVSVRQ; from the coding sequence CCCCAAGGGCGAGGCGGGCGTGCCCTGGCGCAAGGTGGCGGAGCACGCCTCGGGGCTGCTCGCGCTGCTCCCGGGCCCCGCGCCGCTGGAGGCGGTGGCCCCCCTGGCGGAGGCGTTCCCCGGGAGCTTCCACGTGGGCCTGAGCCGCTCGCTGTCGGCGGGGGACGCGGCCCGGGAGGCGCGAGCGGAGGCGCTGGCCCGCGCGCTGGGCGTGCCGCTGGTGGTCCACAACGACGTGCACACGCACCACCGCGACCGGCAGGTGCTCCAGGACGTGCTCACGTCCATCCGCCACGGGGTGACGGTGGATCAGGCGGGCACGCGGCTGTTCCCGAACGCGGAGCGGACGCTGAAGTCCCCCGGGGACATGGCGCGGCTGTTCGCGGACCGGCCGGACGCGCTGGCGCGCACGGTGGAGCTGGCGTCGCGCTGCGAGGCGTCCCTGGACGCGCTGCACTACCGCTTCCCGGAGGAGGACCTGCCGCAAGGCCGCACGGCGGATGAACACCTGCGGACGCTCACGGAGGCGGGGCTGCGCGCGCGCTATCCGGGGGGCGTGCCGCCGGAGGTGACGAAGCAGATCGACCACGAGCTGCGGCTCATCGCGGCGCTGGACTTCGCGGGGTACTTCCTGTCGCTGTGGGACATCGTGATGTTCGCGCGGGGGCGGGGCATCCTGTGCCAGGGGCGGGGCAGCGCGGCGAACTCGGCGGTCTGCTACGCGCTGGGCATCACGGCCATTGATCCGGTGCGGATGGGGCTGTTGTTCGAGCGCTTCCTCAGCATGGAGCGCAAGGAGCCGCCGGACATCGACGTGGACTTCGAGCACGAGCGGCGCGAGGAGGTGCTCCAGTACGTCTACGAGAAGCACGGCCGCCGGCACGCGGGCATGGTGTGCGAGGTGATCTGCTACCGGGGGCGGCTCGCGCTGCGCGAGGCGGGCAAGGCGCTGGGGCTGTCGTTGGATCAGGTGGACAGGTTGTCGCGGGTGGCGTCTTCACACGGCTTCCAGGTGACGCCGGACGTGCTCCAGGAGGCGGGGCTGTCACCGGCGGACGGGAGGGTGCTGCGGACGCTGTCGGTGGCGAAGGAGCTGGAGGGCGTGCCCCGGCACCTGTCCATCCACGTGGGCGGCTTCGTGATGACGCGCGAGCCGCTGGTGGACCTGGTGCCGGTGGAGAACGCGGCGATGCCGGGGCGCACGGTCATCCAGTGGGAGAAGGACGACATCAACGCGGTGGGCCTGTTGAAGGTGGACCTGCTGGCGCTGGGCATGTTGACGGCGCTGTCGCGCTGCTTCGCCCTGATTCAAAAGCATTACGGCCGCGAGCTGTCCCTGGCCACGGTGCCGCCGGAGGACCCCAAGGTCTACGACATGCTGTGCAACGCGGACACGGTGGGCGTGTTCCAGATCGAGAGCCGCGCGCAGATGAACATGCTGCCGCGGCTCCAGCCCCGGGAGTTCTACGACCTGGTGGTGCAGATCGCTCTCATCCGGCCGGGGCCCATCGTGGGCAACATGGTGCACCCGTACCTGCGCAGGCGGCACGGCCAGGAGCCGGTGACGTACCCGAGCGACGAGGTGCGGGGCATCCTCCAGAAGACGCTGGGCGTGCCGCTCTTCCAGGAGCAGGCGATGCGGCTCGCGATGGTGGCGGCGGGCTTTTCCGCGGGCGAGGCGGACGGCCTGCGGCGGGCGCTGAGCCACAAGCAGGCGGAGGCGCGCATCCTCCCGTACCGGGGCCGCTTCGTGGAGGGCTGCGAGGCGAAGGGCTACACGCGCCAGCAGGCGGAGGAGTGGTTCGACCACTTCCGGGGGTTCGCGCACTACGGGTTCCCGGAGAGCCACTCCGCGAGCTTCGCGTTGATTGCCTATGCGTCCAGCTGGTTGAAGTGCCACTACCCGGCGGCCTTCACGGCGGCGCTGCTCAACTCACAGCCCATGGGGTTCTACGCGCCGCACACGCTGGTGGCGGACGTGCAGCGGCACTGCGTGGAGGTGCGGCCGGTGGACGTGCGCCGCTCGAACTGGGACTGCACGTTGGAGGACGGGGCGGTGCGGCTGGGGCTGAAGATGGTGCGGGGGCTGGGCGAGTCCTCGGGCCGGGCGGTGGAGACCGCGAGGCGGGGGGACTACACGAGCGTGGGAGACCTGGCGCGGCGGGCGCGCATCCCCCGGCATGAACTGACGCGGCTGGCGTTGTCGGGGGCGCTGGCATCGCTGTGCGGAGCGCGGCGGCAGGCGCTGTGGGAGATACAAGCGCTGGGTCCGCTGGACGCGGACGATCTGTTCTTCGGAATGCCCATGGATGGCACCGCGGTGCGGTTGCCTCCCATGGGCGTCCAGGAGCGGGTGGTGGCGGATTACGACACGGTGGGGCTGTCGCTGGAGAAGCACCCCATGGAGTTGCTCCGGCCCACGTTGAAGCGGATGGGGGCGGTGACGGCGGAGGGGTTGAAGCGGGTGTCCGCGGGGCGGCCGGTGAGGGTGGGGGGGATGATGATCTGCCGGCAGATGCCGCCCACGGCGAAGGGGATCTGCTTCATATCGTTGGAGGACGAGACGGGGATCGCCAACCTGGTGGTGCCCTCGGAGGTGTATGCGCGGTGCAGGCAGGAGATCCACGGCGCGCTGTTCCTCGTGGGGGAGGGGATGCTGGAGCGCTCGGGGAAGGTGACGAACGTGAAGACGCGCAGCGTGGTGTCCGTGCGGCAGTGA